From one Triticum urartu cultivar G1812 chromosome 3, Tu2.1, whole genome shotgun sequence genomic stretch:
- the LOC125548010 gene encoding uncharacterized protein LOC125548010: MATASVHLGRYVLLAGVGFAAPIVLGNGRAARFSDILKDFQEFLREKGVDGSAAEENAALSLQLQMLAREVRHLSMAQTIVHIDPGNKVLSAFIAPAAAAGAAGYAYMWWKGISFSSIMYVTKQNMANAVSSMTKHLEQVQNSLAAAKRHLTQRIQRLDDKLDKQKEMSGQIREEVAGARMKLKDIGAEMENLKKLAFNMDGKLDSIQDKQDCQLAGVSYLLQFIEPNVAMLPNRLEGLQRPVVTRSMKQGELPGLEFGLRLLALEQSAKGPGLALPPVKSAC, translated from the exons ATGGCGACGGCGTCGGTGCACCTCGGACGCTACGTCCTCCTCGCGGGCGTCG GTTTCGCCGCCCCCATTGTCCTCGGCAACGgccgcgccgcccgcttctccgaCATCCTCAAGGACTTCCAG GAGTTTCTGCGCGAGAAAGGAGTAGACGGCAGCGCCGCCGAAGAAAATGCCGCGCTCAGCCTTCAG CTGCAAATGCTTGCTAGGGAGGTCCGACATTTGTCAATGGCTCAGACTATTGTTCATATCGACCCTGGCAACAAAG TTCTGTCAGCTTTCATAGCACCTGCTGCAGCTGCTGGGGCGGCAGGCTATGCCTATATGTGGTGGAAA GGCATCTCATTTTCTAGCATAATGTACGTCACGAAGCAAAATATGGCTAATGCAGTTTCAAGCATGACAAAGCATTTGGAACAAGTGCAGAACTCTCTTGCG GCTGCTAAAAGGCACTTGACACAGCGTATACAAAGGTTGGATGATAAATTGGATAAGCAAAAGGAGATGTCTGGACAAATAAGAGAGGAG GTTGCCGGCGCACGAATGAAACTCAAGGACATTGGTGCGGAAATGGAAAATCTCAAAAAGTTGGCTTTTAATATG GATGGAAAGTTAGATTCAATTCAAGACAAGCAG GATTGCCAATTGGCTGGCGTGTCGTATCTCCTCCAATTCATAGAACCAAATGTTGCGATGCTGCCGAACCGCCTG GAAGGCTTGCAGCGGCCGGTGGTTACGAGATCCATGAAGCAAGGAGAGCTCCCG GGGCTGGAGTTCGGGCTGCGGCTGCTGGCGCTGGAACAATCTGCGAAAGGACCAGGGCTGGCCCTGCCGCCCGTCAAATCTGCGTGCTGA